From Verrucomicrobiota bacterium JB022, one genomic window encodes:
- a CDS encoding beta-ketoacyl-[acyl-carrier-protein] synthase family protein, which translates to MTSFQWPHRPVITGLGFISSIGNDAPTVLEALRTQRSGVERFQFLPEDTAPVKVVGTVKEFDLYSDTWTLWKVPERFAVRREFLRSLPPHGVYAVCALNEALADAGLQPEDLADDQTALFAASAGSPFLMHQNLNLMYQTKGRRGNPLGVVSSVSGTLNFNLGAYFGFRGSNLGFVSACTSSTHAIGYAIDAIRMGRSKRVVVVGAEDCTADSILPFAAMRALSQKLDSTASRPWDKSRDGFVGTGGAAVVIIEAADEAQARGAKPYAELLGWGQTADGYSLAAPAPDGLHLARAMQLALDDAKTSLADVSWIHAHATSTPTGDIAEAKAIERLLADGPPCPPVVSTKGLTGHGLSMAGAFEVGMCALTMRHRLRPGNAHLNEVDPDCAALNLPREPEEAESRVILKNNCGFGGSNVSIVLGAPVL; encoded by the coding sequence GTGACATCCTTTCAGTGGCCGCACCGTCCCGTCATCACGGGGCTCGGGTTCATCAGTAGTATTGGCAACGACGCACCCACGGTGCTGGAGGCCTTGCGCACGCAACGTAGCGGGGTCGAGCGCTTCCAGTTCCTGCCCGAAGACACCGCACCGGTCAAGGTCGTGGGCACGGTCAAGGAGTTCGACCTCTACAGCGATACCTGGACGCTCTGGAAGGTGCCGGAGCGTTTTGCCGTGCGGCGCGAGTTCCTGCGCAGCCTGCCGCCCCACGGGGTCTATGCCGTCTGCGCGCTCAACGAAGCCCTCGCGGATGCCGGCCTGCAGCCGGAAGACCTGGCGGATGACCAGACGGCGCTCTTTGCCGCCTCCGCCGGCTCTCCCTTCCTGATGCATCAGAACCTGAACCTGATGTACCAGACCAAAGGCCGCCGAGGCAACCCGCTCGGCGTCGTCAGCTCCGTTTCCGGCACGCTCAATTTCAACCTCGGGGCCTACTTCGGGTTCCGGGGGTCCAACCTCGGCTTCGTCTCTGCCTGCACCTCGTCGACCCACGCCATCGGTTATGCGATCGACGCCATCCGCATGGGGCGCTCCAAACGCGTCGTGGTAGTCGGCGCGGAAGACTGCACGGCGGACTCGATCCTACCCTTTGCCGCCATGCGCGCACTCTCGCAAAAGCTCGATTCGACGGCCTCCCGCCCATGGGACAAGTCGCGCGACGGCTTTGTCGGCACCGGCGGCGCAGCGGTTGTAATCATCGAAGCGGCAGACGAGGCCCAAGCCCGTGGGGCCAAACCTTATGCCGAGCTGCTGGGCTGGGGCCAAACGGCGGACGGCTACAGCCTGGCTGCCCCGGCCCCGGACGGGCTGCACCTCGCCCGCGCCATGCAACTGGCCCTCGACGACGCGAAGACGAGCTTGGCCGACGTCTCCTGGATCCATGCCCACGCCACCTCCACCCCCACGGGCGACATCGCCGAGGCTAAGGCCATCGAGCGCCTGCTGGCGGATGGCCCACCCTGCCCGCCTGTCGTCAGCACCAAGGGCCTGACGGGGCACGGGCTCTCCATGGCGGGCGCGTTTGAGGTGGGGATGTGCGCGTTGACGATGCGGCACCGCCTGCGCCCGGGCAACGCCCACCTCAACGAGGTCGACCCCGATTGCGCAGCGCTGAACCTGCCCCGCGAACCGGAAGAGGCCGAAAGCCGCGTGATCCTGAAAAACAACTGCGGCTTTGGCGGCAGCAACGTCAGCATCGTGCTCGGCGCTCCCGTTCTATAG
- a CDS encoding right-handed parallel beta-helix repeat-containing protein — MRLLRALPLLTFAFAVALPLHAQPSMGHYGPTAQNYELPQVKGTIYYVAPDGQAKADGRSLEKPSTLEAVIARVKTGDAIVLRGGTYRTGGLVLNQGITLQPYQNERPILKGTQIATEWTKQDNGLWRTSWDRLFPEKAPDWWRRHRHGQTIPPYLFNYDMVFVDGQPLKVVGWEGEVETGTYSIDYETGHVYIGVDPAQHTIEITAHDSALVRTMGEAHGKRSDKIGPKIHGLTFTQYAYRALEIEGSEGEGVTPEAEMGKDVVGTVLENVTISHCSRVAGYFRGDDLVIRNCLITDTGFEGLYIISSADALLEGNIVTRTNVEEFLGVFPTAIKIFNQTHRVIVRDNLIIDNPHSSGVWYDVGNREGQFYNNWVEGTDNGFFFEISQGAICAGNVFIDCGTGIYVLNSADVEIYQNTLLDSSIKIERTSRSALNDHFGWHPATGPDVPERDGHIVKNNLMVGTAAFGNPLVQVLQEASLCGQLTAPQLQTLAHNAYVQQGHTQPLVRLSPAEGDECTLDLPTLDRLQARSLGQGSAAYVDYFGPLFQSARLHRLAPLAEFPGLNVADPLPEQVAAWLPWTQDHAGVPGAFAPVE; from the coding sequence ATGCGTCTCCTTCGTGCCCTACCCCTTCTGACTTTTGCCTTCGCAGTAGCGTTACCGCTCCATGCCCAACCCTCGATGGGCCATTACGGCCCCACCGCCCAAAACTACGAACTGCCTCAGGTCAAAGGCACCATCTACTACGTCGCGCCCGACGGGCAGGCGAAAGCCGATGGCCGCTCGCTGGAAAAGCCGTCCACGCTGGAGGCCGTCATCGCACGAGTGAAAACAGGTGACGCTATCGTCTTGCGCGGCGGCACTTACCGCACCGGTGGGCTCGTGCTCAACCAGGGCATCACGCTCCAGCCTTACCAAAACGAACGCCCGATTCTGAAGGGCACACAGATCGCCACCGAATGGACGAAGCAGGACAACGGCCTCTGGCGCACCTCGTGGGATCGCCTCTTCCCCGAAAAGGCCCCCGACTGGTGGCGTCGACACCGCCACGGGCAAACCATCCCGCCCTACCTCTTCAATTACGACATGGTCTTCGTCGACGGCCAGCCGCTGAAGGTCGTGGGCTGGGAAGGCGAAGTCGAAACGGGCACCTACAGCATCGACTACGAGACCGGCCACGTCTACATCGGCGTCGACCCGGCCCAGCACACCATCGAGATCACCGCCCACGACAGCGCGCTCGTCCGCACCATGGGCGAGGCCCACGGCAAGCGGTCGGACAAGATCGGGCCAAAGATCCACGGCCTCACCTTCACCCAATACGCCTACCGCGCGTTGGAGATCGAGGGCAGCGAAGGCGAGGGCGTGACGCCGGAGGCCGAGATGGGCAAGGACGTCGTCGGCACCGTCCTCGAAAACGTCACCATCAGCCACTGCTCGCGCGTGGCGGGGTATTTTCGCGGCGACGACCTCGTGATCCGCAACTGCCTGATCACCGACACGGGCTTCGAGGGCCTCTACATCATCAGCTCGGCCGATGCGCTGCTGGAGGGCAACATCGTCACCAGGACCAACGTCGAGGAGTTCCTGGGCGTATTCCCGACTGCGATCAAGATCTTCAACCAGACGCACCGCGTGATCGTCCGCGACAATCTCATCATCGACAACCCGCACAGCAGCGGCGTGTGGTACGACGTGGGCAACCGCGAAGGCCAGTTTTACAACAATTGGGTCGAGGGCACCGACAACGGCTTTTTCTTCGAGATTTCGCAGGGCGCGATCTGTGCGGGCAACGTCTTTATCGACTGCGGCACCGGCATCTACGTGCTCAACAGCGCCGATGTGGAGATCTACCAGAACACGCTGCTCGACAGCTCGATCAAGATCGAACGCACCTCCCGCAGCGCCCTCAACGACCACTTTGGCTGGCACCCCGCCACCGGGCCCGACGTGCCGGAGCGCGACGGCCACATTGTGAAAAACAATCTGATGGTGGGCACCGCAGCATTCGGTAACCCGCTCGTGCAGGTGCTGCAGGAAGCTTCGCTGTGTGGTCAACTGACGGCCCCGCAGCTCCAGACGCTTGCCCACAACGCCTATGTGCAACAGGGCCACACGCAGCCGCTCGTGCGCCTGAGCCCGGCGGAGGGCGATGAATGCACGCTCGACCTGCCGACACTCGACCGCCTGCAGGCCCGCAGCCTCGGCCAGGGCAGCGCCGCATATGTCGACTACTTCGGCCCGCTCTTCCAAAGTGCCCGCCTTCACCGCCTCGCTCCGCTGGCGGAGTTCCCGGGCCTCAACGTGGCCGACCCGCTGCCCGAGCAGGTCGCGGCATGGCTCCCATGGACGCAGGACCATGCCGGCGTGCCGGGTGCGTTCGCCCCGGTGGAGTGA
- a CDS encoding glycosyltransferase family 2 protein, protein MPPVKPSRTHLVLIPSYNTGRRLPQTVEAALQHWNPVWVVIDGSTDGSPELLQPLQERYGERLHVIVRPINGGKGAAVREGTRRAVEAGFTHVLTMDADGQHPAILIPEMMQLSQAHPADLIMGKPVFGKDVPLARLLGRQLTIFWTSLETLFAGLGDTLFGMRVYPAKPLLKGFEQATGGKGYDFDPELAVRLAWMGCRPRQQRVPVRYFTEEEGGVSHFHYLRDNVRLTILHFRLIPEWLLFRLWFYLPHRLRWRGSAAPSR, encoded by the coding sequence ATCCCGCCGGTGAAGCCTTCGCGCACGCATCTGGTCCTCATCCCCAGCTATAACACCGGGCGGCGCTTGCCCCAGACGGTGGAGGCGGCGCTGCAGCATTGGAACCCCGTGTGGGTCGTGATCGACGGCAGCACCGACGGCAGCCCGGAGCTGCTCCAGCCGTTGCAGGAGCGATACGGCGAGCGCCTGCACGTGATCGTGCGCCCCATCAACGGTGGCAAGGGCGCAGCCGTGCGTGAAGGGACGCGGCGGGCCGTGGAGGCCGGCTTTACTCACGTGCTGACGATGGATGCCGACGGCCAGCACCCTGCCATTCTGATCCCCGAAATGATGCAGCTTTCGCAGGCCCACCCTGCCGACTTGATCATGGGCAAGCCTGTCTTTGGCAAGGATGTGCCGCTGGCCCGCCTGCTGGGCCGCCAGTTGACGATCTTCTGGACGAGCCTGGAAACGCTTTTCGCCGGGCTGGGCGACACCCTCTTCGGCATGCGCGTCTACCCCGCCAAGCCTTTGCTCAAGGGCTTCGAGCAGGCCACGGGCGGAAAAGGCTACGATTTCGACCCGGAGCTGGCCGTACGCCTTGCGTGGATGGGCTGCCGCCCCCGCCAACAACGGGTGCCCGTCCGCTACTTCACGGAAGAAGAAGGCGGCGTCTCGCATTTTCACTACCTGCGTGATAATGTGCGGCTGACGATTTTACACTTCCGGCTGATCCCGGAATGGCTACTTTTTCGACTGTGGTTCTATCTTCCTCATCGGCTGCGCTGGCGCGGTTCGGCCGCACCTTCGCGTTGA
- a CDS encoding class I adenylate-forming enzyme family protein — protein sequence MKDIDAPTTLHDAWNIRLAHEADKVAVIEAATGRTVTMRELESLSSKWLRQLPPSRTLLYRRVLLALPSSVDWLSAFLALQALGACAVLVDAETPPARITQLADDLKVAAVITKEGVEARDDSPRLRQPYALMKLTSGSTGQPKPLAFSSAQMVADYRHIKAAMGLTPQDRHYAALPLGHSYALGNLVLPLLVDGATLVLASQIFPQAMREDFRRFEPTVFPAVPTMLRALGQTEGERADFASLRLIITAGAPLAPADADAFHAVSGLWPHTFYGSSETGGITYDAEGEGTRTGTHLGQPLPGVKVGLNRQGRVRVTSPAVGCFTGSRQVDDTTRAYTLPDLGQWDDEGHLRLLGREADWVKIGGRRVSTVAVARIVRDHPGVTEAVCLVREGRRAELELILVYEGGASPEDLRPWLEAHLPRWQRPRRLHQLAQFPVNARGKVDRQALEELLEA from the coding sequence ATGAAGGACATTGACGCGCCCACTACGCTCCACGACGCCTGGAATATCCGCCTGGCCCACGAGGCAGACAAGGTGGCGGTGATCGAAGCCGCCACCGGCCGGACCGTGACGATGCGCGAGCTGGAGAGCCTTAGCTCGAAATGGCTCCGCCAGCTGCCGCCCAGCCGCACCCTGCTCTACCGCCGGGTTTTGCTGGCCTTGCCCAGCAGCGTCGACTGGCTGAGCGCTTTCCTCGCCCTGCAGGCCCTGGGCGCCTGTGCCGTGCTGGTGGATGCCGAAACGCCTCCCGCACGCATCACCCAACTGGCCGACGACTTGAAGGTGGCCGCCGTCATCACCAAGGAGGGCGTAGAGGCACGGGACGATAGCCCCCGCCTGCGCCAGCCTTACGCGCTGATGAAGCTGACCAGCGGCAGCACCGGCCAGCCCAAGCCGCTCGCCTTTTCCTCCGCCCAAATGGTGGCTGATTACCGCCACATCAAGGCTGCGATGGGCCTCACACCGCAGGACCGCCACTACGCGGCCTTGCCGCTGGGCCACTCCTACGCGCTGGGTAATCTCGTGCTGCCCCTGCTCGTCGATGGGGCGACGTTGGTGCTCGCCAGCCAGATCTTCCCGCAGGCAATGCGCGAAGACTTCCGCCGCTTCGAGCCCACGGTGTTCCCGGCCGTGCCCACCATGTTGCGCGCGCTGGGCCAGACGGAGGGCGAACGAGCCGATTTTGCCAGCCTGCGCCTGATCATCACTGCCGGTGCGCCCCTTGCCCCTGCCGATGCCGACGCCTTTCACGCCGTCAGCGGGCTCTGGCCCCACACCTTTTACGGCTCCAGCGAGACGGGCGGCATCACCTACGATGCGGAGGGCGAAGGTACCCGCACCGGCACGCACCTGGGTCAGCCGCTGCCGGGCGTAAAAGTCGGGCTCAACCGGCAAGGGCGCGTGCGCGTAACCAGCCCCGCCGTGGGCTGCTTCACCGGCTCCCGGCAGGTCGACGACACCACCCGCGCCTATACCTTGCCCGACCTCGGCCAATGGGATGACGAGGGCCATTTGCGGCTGCTGGGCCGTGAGGCCGACTGGGTCAAGATCGGTGGACGTCGCGTGAGCACCGTTGCCGTGGCCCGCATCGTGCGCGACCACCCGGGGGTGACGGAAGCCGTCTGCCTCGTGCGCGAAGGGCGCCGCGCCGAGCTGGAGTTGATCCTCGTCTACGAAGGAGGCGCAAGCCCGGAAGACTTGCGCCCCTGGTTGGAAGCTCACTTGCCCCGTTGGCAACGCCCCCGCCGGCTCCACCAGCTCGCCCAGTTCCCCGTCAACGCGCGAGGCAAGGTCGACCGGCAGGCACTGGAGGAGCTGCTGGAGGCGTAG
- a CDS encoding acyl carrier protein, which produces MSSSPADKAADRLRGHPPETLAAYRAYQASHDPSHLDELVLRLLVFLLPEQPAQGPMELPDSTRLREDLGVDSITIAELVFMLEDLFDLTIQNEELVGLETVADLRRFIRQKIKAASSQ; this is translated from the coding sequence ATGAGTTCTTCGCCCGCCGATAAAGCTGCCGACCGCCTGCGCGGACATCCCCCCGAGACGTTGGCGGCTTACCGCGCCTACCAGGCCTCGCACGACCCCAGCCACCTCGACGAGCTGGTGCTGCGCCTGCTCGTGTTTCTGCTGCCAGAGCAGCCCGCCCAAGGCCCGATGGAGCTGCCCGACTCCACCCGGCTGCGCGAAGATCTGGGCGTGGACTCGATCACCATTGCCGAGCTCGTCTTCATGCTGGAAGACCTTTTCGACCTCACCATCCAGAACGAAGAACTCGTGGGCCTTGAGACGGTAGCCGACCTCCGGCGCTTTATCCGGCAGAAAATCAAAGCAGCCTCCTCGCAGTGA
- a CDS encoding lysophospholipid acyltransferase family protein yields the protein MSAAAQPRAPKLLQAWWAACYYLFLVLFGLTSSLFNLWCGLLRQLPWRPRPTTVRTWIHLLMRSYVGLLELTGIAQVTYQGFERLSPERGLILAANHPSILDATLFLARYPHIVCLYKAALNQSLLRPAAAELAGYLSNEGGVDAIRHAAAQLQEGAWLLVFPEGTRTENAPLNPLQPGFAFIAQRAATPVQTVLVHSDSNVLSKRCRFPQLPELPARIELQVGECFYPQEGETIRNFTRRIEVYLRAQLQKDLASPELTARNPAGEAFAHASGPHPQL from the coding sequence ATGAGTGCCGCCGCTCAACCCAGAGCGCCGAAGCTGCTGCAAGCGTGGTGGGCAGCGTGCTACTACCTTTTTCTCGTGCTGTTCGGGCTCACCTCCAGCCTGTTCAACCTCTGGTGCGGGCTGTTGAGGCAGCTGCCGTGGCGCCCCCGCCCGACCACCGTGCGCACCTGGATCCACCTCTTGATGCGCAGCTATGTGGGCCTGCTGGAGCTGACCGGCATCGCGCAGGTGACGTATCAGGGCTTTGAGCGCCTTTCACCGGAGCGGGGGCTGATCCTCGCCGCCAACCACCCGAGCATCCTCGACGCCACGCTCTTCCTCGCCCGCTACCCACACATCGTCTGCCTCTACAAGGCGGCACTCAACCAGAGCCTGCTCCGGCCCGCCGCCGCCGAGCTGGCCGGATACCTGAGCAACGAGGGGGGAGTCGATGCCATCCGCCATGCCGCCGCCCAGCTGCAGGAGGGCGCGTGGCTGCTCGTCTTCCCCGAAGGCACCCGCACCGAGAATGCACCGCTGAACCCGTTGCAGCCCGGCTTTGCCTTTATCGCCCAACGCGCGGCCACTCCCGTGCAGACGGTCCTCGTGCACAGCGACTCCAACGTGCTGAGCAAGCGCTGTCGCTTCCCCCAACTGCCGGAGCTGCCCGCCCGGATCGAGCTGCAGGTGGGCGAGTGTTTCTACCCGCAGGAGGGCGAAACGATCCGCAATTTCACGCGCCGCATTGAGGTATATCTGCGCGCCCAACTGCAGAAAGACCTTGCGAGCCCTGAGCTTACCGCCCGTAATCCCGCCGGTGAAGCCTTCGCGCACGCATCTGGTCCTCATCCCCAGCTATAA
- a CDS encoding aminotransferase class I/II-fold pyridoxal phosphate-dependent enzyme, which translates to MNRRNWIKMATVAGAAAYVSRPLLAQGTPSKPDYPQSSHGFINLGWNENQFGPSPKAKQAMMDAQPYAAEYPVEGQKRLQEVIARRERVAPEQVILGAGSADLLCGLANSLWQEKGDNIVSSEPTFAILTGMTRKFGLEHIQVPWTKDYGVDLAGLEAAITPQTKVVYICNPENPTAVALDPARLRDFCKRVSKRCMVLIDEAYLDFAGNADELGMTSCVRDGLDVVVLRTFSKAYGLAGMRVGYAVGPAERLKTISDFYMTGIGLGCSYLSIEAALAAYQDRKYIDFIREQNTSARAALCAYLDQKGLRYASSSASFVFIPVDRDAKQLSDAILGAFNVQISPRFYYDQHFIRISMGRPDQMEQLIKALDYVL; encoded by the coding sequence ATGAATCGTCGTAACTGGATCAAAATGGCCACCGTCGCGGGGGCCGCCGCGTATGTTTCTCGTCCGCTGCTCGCGCAGGGGACGCCGTCGAAGCCGGACTATCCCCAGAGCTCGCACGGCTTTATCAATCTGGGCTGGAACGAAAACCAGTTTGGCCCGTCGCCCAAGGCCAAGCAGGCCATGATGGACGCCCAGCCCTACGCGGCCGAATACCCCGTGGAGGGGCAGAAGCGCCTGCAGGAAGTGATTGCCCGCCGCGAGCGTGTCGCGCCCGAGCAGGTGATCCTTGGCGCCGGCTCGGCCGATTTGCTCTGCGGCCTCGCCAACAGCCTATGGCAGGAAAAAGGGGACAATATCGTCAGCTCGGAGCCTACCTTTGCCATCCTGACCGGGATGACACGCAAGTTCGGTCTGGAACACATCCAGGTGCCGTGGACAAAGGACTATGGCGTCGACCTCGCAGGTCTCGAAGCCGCCATCACGCCCCAGACGAAGGTCGTCTACATCTGCAATCCCGAGAACCCGACCGCCGTGGCCCTCGATCCGGCCAGGCTGCGCGATTTCTGTAAGCGGGTCTCCAAACGCTGTATGGTGCTGATCGACGAGGCGTATCTCGACTTTGCAGGCAACGCGGACGAGCTGGGCATGACTTCGTGCGTGCGCGACGGGCTCGACGTGGTCGTGCTGCGGACCTTTTCCAAGGCTTACGGGCTGGCGGGGATGCGCGTCGGCTACGCCGTGGGCCCGGCAGAGCGACTGAAGACGATCAGCGACTTTTACATGACCGGGATCGGCCTCGGCTGCAGTTATCTCTCGATCGAAGCCGCCCTGGCCGCGTATCAGGACCGCAAATACATCGACTTTATCCGCGAGCAAAACACCAGCGCCCGCGCCGCCCTCTGCGCCTATCTGGACCAGAAAGGCCTGCGCTACGCCTCATCGTCCGCCAGCTTTGTCTTCATCCCGGTCGACCGCGACGCCAAGCAGCTCTCGGACGCGATCCTCGGCGCCTTCAACGTCCAGATCAGCCCCCGCTTCTACTACGATCAGCACTTCATCCGCATCAGCATGGGCCGGCCCGACCAAATGGAACAGCTCATCAAGGCGCTGGATTACGTGTTGTAG